From a region of the Oryza sativa Japonica Group chromosome 6, ASM3414082v1 genome:
- the LOC4341254 gene encoding berberine bridge enzyme-like Cyn d 4 yields the protein MAAAPMSFAFTLLAACISFLHHAPAAAAAAPANQTAGFLDCLAASLPAGVVYTHASRSYQSVLESSIKNLLFDTPATPTPVAVVEATDASHVQAAVRCGVGHGVSVRSRSGGHDYEGLSYRSLDAARAFAVVDMAGGALRAVRVDVLGRAAWVGSGATLGEVYYAIANKTSRLGFPGSVGPTVGVGGFLSGGGFGLMLRKHGLASDHVLDATMVEAKGRLLDRAAMGEDLFWAIRGGGGGNFGIVLSWKLRLVPVPATVTVFTVHRSRNQSATDLLAKWQRVAPSLPSDAFLRVVVQNQNAQFESLYLGTRAGLVAAMADAFPELNVTASDCIEMTWVQSVLYFAFYGTGKPPEMLLDRGTGRPDRYFKAKSDYVQEPMPSQVWETTWSWLLKDGAGLLILDPYGGEMARVAPAATPFPHRQALYNIQYYGFWSESGEAAAAKHMGWIRGVYGEMEPYVSKNPRGAYVNYRDLDLGVNDDGDGGGGVARARYEKATVWGRAYFKANFERLAAVKAKVDPDNYFKNEQSIPPLPS from the coding sequence ATGGCCGCGGCGCCTATGAGCTTCGCTTTTACGCTGCTCGCGGCTTGCATTTCCTTCTTGCACcacgcgccggccgccgccgcagccgctccgGCGAACCAGACCGCCGGCTTTCTCGACTGCCTCGCCGCGAGCCTCCCTGCCGGCGTCGTCTACACGCACGCGTCCCGGTCGTACCAGTCCGTCCTCGAGTCCTCCATCAAGAACCTCCTCTTCGACACGCCGGCCACCCCGACGCCGGTCGCGGTCGTCGAGGCCACCGACGCCTCGCACGTCCAGGCCGCCGTGCGCTGCGGCGTCGGCCATGGCGTCTCCGTCCGCTCCCGCAGCGGCGGGCATGACTACGAGGGCCTGTCCTACCGCTCCCTCGACGCGGCCCGCgccttcgccgtcgtcgacaTGGCGGGCGGCGCGCTCCGCGCGGTCCGCGTCGACGTCCTCGGCCGGGCGGCGTGGGTCGGCTCCGGCGCGACGCTCGGCGAGGTGTACTACGCCATCGCCAACAAGACCTCCCGCCTCGGGTTCCCCGGCAGCGTCGGCCCGacggtcggcgtcggcgggttcctcagcggcggcggcttcggcctGATGCTGCGGAAGCACGGCCTCGCCTCCGACCACGTCCTCGACGCCACCATGGTGGAGGCCAAGGGGAGGCTCCTCGACAGGGCCGCCATGGGCGAGGACCTCTTCTGGGCCatccggggcggcggcggcggcaacttcGGGATCGTCCTGTCCTGGAAGCTCCGGCTCGTCCCCGTTCCGGCCACCGTCACGGTGTTCACCGTCCACCGCTCAAGGAACCAGTCCGCCACCGACCTCCTCGCCAAGTGGCAGCGCGTGGCGCCGTCCCTCCCCAGCGACGCCTTCCTCCGCGTCGTCGTGCAGAACCAGAACGCGCAGTTCGAGTCCCTGTACCTCGGCACgcgcgccggcctcgtcgccgccatggccgacgcCTTCCCGGAGCTCAACGTGACGGCGAGCGACTGCATCGAGATGACGTGGGTCCAGTCCGTGCTCTACTTCGCGTTCTACGGCACGGGGAAGCCGCCGGAGATGCTCCTGGACAGGGGCACCGGCAGGCCGGACAGGTACTTCAAGGCCAAGTCCGACTACGTCCAAGAACCCATGCCCAGCCAGGTCTGGGAGACCACCTGGAGCTGGCTCCTCAAGGACGGCGCCGGACTGCTCATCCTCGACCCCTACGGCGGCGAGATGGCTCGcgtcgcgccggcggcgacgccgttcCCGCACCGGCAGGCGCTCTACAACATCCAGTACTACGGGTTCTGGTCGGAgagcggggaggcggcggcggcgaagcacaTGGGCTGGATCAGAGGGGTGTACGGGGAGATGGAGCCGTACGTGTCCAAGAACCCCAGGGGCGCCTACGTCAACTACAGGGACCTCGACCTCGGCGTgaacgacgatggcgacggcggcggcggcgtggcgagggCGAGGTATGAGAAGGCGACGGTTTGGGGGAGAGCGTACTTCAAGGCCAACTTTGAGCGGCTCGCGGCGGTGAAGGCCAAGGTGGATCCTGACAACTACTTCAAGAACGAGCAGAGCATTCCACCACTTCCGAGTTAG